In Helicobacter bilis, a genomic segment contains:
- a CDS encoding heavy metal translocating P-type ATPase encodes MRFSQANNSQPQTPLSPPINHTLAKDSISTDSTQNIDSACHVERSETSKILESIRLSISGMRCASCSASIENELRKKEGIKEANVYILNNTAIIKFDKETCDIDSIIACIESLGFKAKLAPNSSFTLANNKNQANTNFSLKPLHTTSSPTFNMLKDSNPLECATESKTQKIENTKPTQNNTIESNPHDTKKHEVTCIESESKSTDFVCHVERSETSKTMDNLDSTIHTNNDIESSKDISPFSKAQYDKILDSINFAPLNPAPTQMDKILDSKNSKIQTAEVSCNDFVGYQGEGEGSVYKIHDQALAADSRKSMQETPQQNILQKLNHYIEHTLLNDKRRLIFSIILSLVIVYISMLHDMFSLPLPQILHNPIYNGLTQLFITLCVMHFGRSIYFHGLKALFALRPNMDSLVSVGSLSGFLYSCFSLAQMLKGIENHLYFESVCVILSFIMLGKFIEENAKNKAINNAKSLLQRQSEIALKIINPHDIAALKTEEISPYNLQIGDYIHILPHSFIPIDSILYSNESHIDESMLSGESIPIKKEKGMQLFAGTLNLDTPLIARVSHTLSDSKISKMQSLLEQTLESKAQIAKLADRISLIFVPLVMFLATCSGIFWFIYENLESAMLYFSSTLLISCPCALGLATPMAILFANARANHFGIFFKNAQSLESLSKTDYVVFDKTGTLTKRDFSLHSIFLQENINENELLRIASSIEISSNHIIAKAICESFHNESSDTQLYKQLDSKHYMNAGIESKLLIDSKERVFLIGNAKLLKDRAGLSVETNSIKGCVCVYIAEVMQDRAILLGRIYLAEALKPYAQEMIAMLKTGGFQCEILSGDMKENVSYIADILGIPYKAECLPEDKMRYIESLQEKGHKVIMIGDGANDSIAIAKADLSLVMASGSEVSIEYGNIIYFRDDLLGIVEALHLGRKTLHNIKQNLGFAFLYNIICIPIAMGIFSPFGVMLNPMLASLAMSLSSISVVGNASRLYGVWRS; translated from the coding sequence ATGCGATTTAGCCAAGCAAATAATTCACAACCGCAAACACCACTATCACCGCCGATAAATCACACATTAGCAAAAGATAGTATAAGCACAGATTCTACACAAAATATAGATTCTGCTTGTCATGTTGAGCGAAGCGAAACATCAAAGATTCTAGAATCTATACGACTCTCTATCTCTGGTATGCGTTGTGCGAGTTGCTCTGCAAGTATTGAAAATGAGTTAAGAAAAAAAGAGGGTATAAAAGAAGCAAATGTATATATCCTAAATAATACAGCAATAATAAAATTTGATAAAGAAACTTGCGATATAGATTCCATAATAGCATGTATAGAATCTTTAGGCTTTAAAGCAAAACTTGCCCCAAATTCTAGCTTTACTTTAGCAAATAACAAAAATCAAGCAAATACAAACTTTAGTCTAAAACCATTACATACAACTTCTAGCCCCACTTTCAATATGCTAAAAGATTCTAATCCGCTTGAGTGTGCCACTGAATCTAAAACACAAAAAATAGAGAATACAAAACCTACACAAAACAACACAATAGAATCTAATCCCCACGATACTAAAAAACATGAAGTAACTTGTATAGAATCTGAATCTAAAAGCACAGATTTTGTCTGTCATGTTGAGCGAAGTGAAACATCTAAAACAATGGATAATTTAGATTCTACAATTCATACAAATAACGATATAGAATCTAGTAAAGATATTTCGCCTTTTTCAAAGGCTCAATATGACAAGATTCTAGATTCTATAAATTTTGCACCCTTAAACCCTGCACCCACCCAAATGGATAAGATTCTAGATTCTAAAAACTCCAAAATACAAACTGCGGAAGTATCTTGCAATGATTTTGTGGGTTATCAAGGTGAGGGCGAAGGGAGTGTATATAAAATACATGACCAAGCCCTCGCCGCAGATTCCCGCAAAAGCATGCAAGAGACACCGCAGCAAAACATTCTACAAAAATTAAATCACTACATAGAACACACCCTTTTAAACGATAAAAGGCGATTAATCTTTAGTATTATCTTATCTCTAGTGATAGTGTATATAAGCATGCTACATGATATGTTTAGCCTTCCCTTGCCACAAATTTTGCATAATCCTATCTATAATGGCTTGACACAGCTTTTCATCACGCTTTGTGTTATGCACTTTGGGCGGAGTATATATTTTCATGGATTAAAAGCGTTGTTTGCCTTGCGACCTAATATGGATTCACTTGTGAGTGTGGGGAGTTTATCAGGCTTTTTATATAGCTGCTTTAGCTTAGCACAAATGCTAAAAGGCATAGAGAATCATTTATATTTTGAGAGTGTTTGCGTGATTCTAAGCTTTATTATGCTTGGCAAATTTATAGAAGAAAACGCAAAAAATAAAGCTATAAATAACGCAAAATCTCTCTTGCAAAGACAAAGTGAGATTGCCCTAAAAATCATAAATCCACACGATATAGCCGCCCTAAAGACTGAAGAAATCTCACCCTATAATCTTCAAATAGGCGATTATATACACATACTTCCACACAGCTTTATCCCCATAGATTCTATACTTTATTCAAATGAATCTCATATCGATGAGAGTATGTTAAGCGGTGAGAGTATCCCTATCAAAAAGGAAAAGGGCATGCAGCTTTTTGCAGGGACGCTAAACCTTGATACGCCTTTAATTGCTCGTGTTAGCCATACCTTAAGTGATTCTAAAATCAGCAAAATGCAAAGCTTATTAGAGCAAACCCTTGAGAGCAAGGCACAAATAGCAAAACTTGCGGATAGAATCTCACTCATTTTTGTCCCGCTTGTCATGTTTCTTGCTACTTGTAGTGGAATCTTTTGGTTTATATATGAAAACTTAGAGAGTGCTATGCTATATTTTTCTAGCACACTTCTTATCTCTTGCCCTTGTGCCTTAGGACTTGCCACGCCAATGGCAATACTCTTTGCAAACGCTAGGGCAAATCACTTTGGAATCTTTTTTAAAAACGCACAAAGCCTTGAAAGTCTAAGCAAAACAGATTATGTAGTCTTTGATAAAACAGGCACTTTAACAAAAAGGGATTTTAGTCTGCATAGCATATTCTTACAGGAAAATATAAATGAAAACGAGCTATTACGCATTGCTTCTTCTATTGAAATTTCAAGCAATCATATTATCGCTAAGGCAATTTGTGAGAGTTTTCATAATGAATCTAGTGATACACAACTCTATAAACAGCTAGATTCTAAACACTACATGAACGCAGGGATAGAATCTAAACTGCTTATAGATTCTAAAGAAAGAGTGTTTTTAATCGGGAATGCGAAACTTTTAAAGGATAGGGCAGGGCTATCTGTTGAGACAAATTCTATAAAGGGTTGTGTTTGTGTGTATATCGCTGAGGTTATGCAGGATAGGGCGATTTTACTAGGGCGTATATATCTAGCAGAAGCATTAAAACCATACGCACAAGAGATGATAGCTATGCTTAAAACAGGCGGTTTTCAATGTGAGATTCTAAGCGGGGATATGAAAGAAAATGTGAGCTATATCGCTGATATTTTAGGCATTCCTTACAAGGCAGAATGTCTGCCAGAAGATAAAATGCGATATATAGAATCTCTGCAAGAAAAAGGGCATAAAGTGATTATGATAGGCGATGGGGCAAATGACTCTATTGCGATAGCAAAGGCTGATCTTTCACTCGTTATGGCAAGTGGGAGTGAAGTAAGTATTGAGTATGGCAATATTATCTATTTTAGAGATGATTTGCTAGGCATTGTGGAAGCACTGCATTTGGGTAGAAAAACACTACATAATATCAAACAGAATCTAGGCTTTGCATTTTTATACAATATCATTTGCATACCCATTGCTATGGGAATATTTAGTCCTTTTGGAGTTATGCTAAACCCAATGCTTGCAAGCCTTGCTATGAGCCTTAGCTCTATTAGCGTTGTGGGCAATGCAAGTAGATTGTATGGGGTTTGGAGATCGTAG
- the glyS gene encoding glycine--tRNA ligase subunit beta, with product MAELFIEIFTEELPAIPLLKNLSNIKENWKKILKDNHLDAPFDFFYTPRRLSFIHRDFALKQPDTKTQSYGPPLAIAYDSNNNPTKAMQSFLQKNNITKDMVKTAIKDNKEVLFYEKEVKGIESSKLLESMVITLLHSLHFGKSMRWGDCKDSFIRPIRNICIMLDNKNIPCNAYNIQGNNLIFAHRQAKDTNGEQKSHYATSIESYLDFLSQNGVILDQERRKDLILQEIKELENKHNIKVEIDTDLLQEIVAITEYPHAMLGIFDEKFLKIPKEMIITSMKENQRYFAVYKDSELFHGFVVVSNSFGGDFSLITKGNEKVLRARLEDAMFFYTQDIDSKMQFGSLDSISFMEGAGSLADKIAREQNMANSLIALLNAKQIECSENEKALVIQALKYAKCDLLSQSVGEFPELQGIMGSYFAKDCGMESEVCLAIREQYLPNGIQATLPSSKISALVNMANKLDTIFTLFNINKIPSGSKDPFALRRQATAILKIAHQFGFDLSIKEICDLASKDYSNAKQNMLIDFMMERIYGIFPGVNPSIVRCVLLMGFGITQSFDKILALASYFESVDIKSVIGTFKRVANILDNANLTKDITLNTSLFEESETKLYNNLMAYTKSKKTEITNNTLDSESYLAQIESLFALKSDLDSVFDNVLIMTDNAELKQNRIGLITLVFKAFMEFGDMREIAV from the coding sequence ATGGCAGAATTATTTATTGAAATTTTCACAGAAGAATTACCCGCAATTCCACTTTTAAAAAATCTAAGTAATATCAAAGAAAATTGGAAAAAGATATTAAAAGATAATCATCTTGACGCCCCTTTTGACTTTTTCTACACACCACGAAGACTAAGCTTTATCCATAGAGATTTTGCATTAAAACAACCTGACACAAAGACACAATCCTATGGACCACCACTTGCTATTGCCTATGATTCTAATAATAACCCCACAAAGGCAATGCAAAGCTTTCTGCAAAAAAATAATATCACTAAAGATATGGTAAAAACAGCGATTAAAGATAATAAGGAAGTGCTATTTTATGAAAAAGAAGTAAAAGGGATAGAATCAAGTAAGCTTTTAGAATCTATGGTGATTACTCTGCTTCATTCACTGCATTTTGGTAAAAGTATGCGTTGGGGTGATTGCAAGGATAGCTTTATACGACCAATACGAAATATTTGCATTATGCTAGATAATAAAAATATCCCTTGCAATGCTTATAATATTCAAGGAAACAATCTTATTTTTGCACACAGACAAGCAAAAGATACAAATGGAGAGCAAAAAAGCCATTATGCTACAAGCATAGAATCTTACCTTGATTTTCTCTCACAAAATGGCGTGATACTAGACCAAGAGAGGCGTAAAGACTTAATACTACAAGAGATAAAAGAGCTTGAAAATAAACATAATATAAAAGTAGAGATTGATACAGACTTATTGCAAGAGATAGTAGCGATTACAGAATATCCACATGCAATGCTAGGAATCTTTGATGAGAAGTTTCTAAAGATTCCAAAAGAAATGATTATAACCTCTATGAAAGAGAATCAAAGATATTTTGCGGTATATAAAGATTCAGAACTTTTTCATGGCTTTGTAGTTGTGAGTAATTCTTTTGGCGGTGATTTCTCTCTCATTACAAAGGGGAATGAAAAGGTATTAAGAGCAAGGCTTGAAGATGCTATGTTTTTCTACACACAAGATATAGATTCTAAAATGCAGTTTGGAAGTCTAGATTCTATTAGCTTTATGGAGGGGGCGGGAAGCCTTGCAGATAAGATTGCACGAGAGCAAAACATGGCAAATAGCCTTATAGCCTTGCTTAACGCAAAGCAAATAGAATGCAGTGAAAATGAAAAAGCCCTTGTAATACAAGCTTTGAAATATGCAAAATGCGATTTATTATCCCAAAGTGTAGGGGAATTCCCCGAGTTACAAGGCATTATGGGATCATACTTTGCAAAAGATTGTGGCATGGAATCTGAAGTCTGCCTTGCAATAAGAGAGCAGTATCTACCAAATGGCATACAAGCAACACTTCCTAGCAGCAAAATCAGCGCACTTGTAAATATGGCAAATAAGCTTGATACCATTTTCACACTCTTTAATATTAATAAGATTCCAAGTGGCTCAAAAGACCCCTTTGCACTAAGACGACAAGCTACGGCGATTCTAAAAATAGCACATCAATTTGGCTTTGACTTAAGCATAAAAGAGATATGTGATCTAGCAAGTAAAGATTATAGCAACGCAAAGCAAAATATGCTTATAGACTTTATGATGGAGAGAATATATGGAATCTTTCCGGGCGTAAATCCTAGCATTGTGCGTTGTGTGCTACTTATGGGATTTGGTATCACACAAAGCTTTGATAAGATTCTAGCACTTGCATCATATTTTGAAAGCGTGGATATCAAATCTGTGATAGGCACTTTCAAGCGAGTAGCAAATATTTTAGATAATGCAAATCTTACTAAGGACATAACGCTAAACACAAGCCTATTTGAAGAGAGTGAGACAAAACTTTATAATAATCTCATGGCATATACAAAAAGCAAGAAAACAGAAATTACAAACAATACTCTAGATTCTGAATCGTATTTAGCACAGATAGAGAGCTTATTTGCACTCAAAAGCGATTTAGATTCTGTATTTGATAATGTCTTAATAATGACTGATAATGCAGAGTTAAAGCAAAATCGCATTGGCTTAATCACACTTGTATTTAAGGCGTTTATGGAATTTGGCGACATGCGTGAAATCGCGGTGTAA
- the ybeY gene encoding rRNA maturation RNase YbeY — MQTIRLDSIKKDLKLQESIYKYIESLDKQNLYIELIFVDSESMQELNKQYMAKDYPTDVLSFPLEIQDIESSDMPQCLGGIIINIYEVCDKAALYKHNPYAEFSLLFIHAFLHLLGFDHERDNGEQRAVEQAIIESLGLPDSLIVRVDSKNKFN, encoded by the coding sequence ATGCAAACAATACGACTAGATTCTATAAAAAAAGACTTAAAACTACAAGAAAGTATCTATAAATATATAGAATCTTTAGATAAACAAAATCTCTATATAGAATTAATCTTTGTAGATAGTGAATCTATGCAAGAGCTAAATAAGCAATACATGGCAAAAGATTATCCCACAGATGTGCTAAGCTTTCCTTTAGAGATACAGGATATAGAATCTAGCGATATGCCTCAATGCTTAGGCGGTATCATCATAAATATCTATGAAGTATGCGATAAAGCTGCGTTATATAAGCATAATCCCTATGCGGAGTTTTCATTACTTTTTATCCACGCATTTTTGCATTTATTGGGCTTTGATCATGAGAGAGACAATGGCGAACAAAGGGCAGTGGAACAAGCAATTATAGAATCTTTAGGTTTGCCAGATAGTCTCATTGTGCGGGTAGATTCTAAAAACAAGTTTAATTAG
- a CDS encoding UDP-N-acetylmuramate dehydrogenase — MQEILIDFQKYSSLKIGTKLPVKVFDIADVGAYFSNKDSKITSKKITFFENTTLQFSTPLTHTKRTFLELDSKQWHIIGKANNLLVSPNAKNLAILGDSFKYIALNEDCVEMGASVSSLQAFLFFKKHDLSGLEFLKNLPGNIGALCNMNAGMKQYEIAQILQSLNINGEWIDVEKAGLLYRTRESSGVIFAARFHKIPGFRYDLLPLFTQMRSTHPHDPSCGSCFKNPPNDYAGRLLELAGMKGFYINNVGFSDKHANFLVNLGGARFEDAIEVIELARQKVYEISGIRLECEVQICE, encoded by the coding sequence ATGCAAGAAATACTTATTGACTTTCAAAAATACTCAAGCCTAAAGATTGGCACAAAGCTACCTGTAAAAGTCTTTGATATAGCTGATGTGGGGGCGTATTTTAGCAATAAAGATTCTAAGATAACAAGTAAAAAAATCACATTTTTTGAAAATACAACACTGCAATTTAGCACGCCTCTCACTCACACAAAACGCACATTTTTAGAGCTAGATTCTAAACAATGGCATATCATTGGCAAGGCAAATAATCTGCTTGTATCCCCAAACGCAAAGAATCTTGCGATACTGGGTGATAGCTTTAAGTATATCGCATTGAATGAGGACTGCGTTGAAATGGGCGCGAGTGTGTCAAGTTTGCAAGCATTTTTATTCTTTAAAAAGCATGATTTAAGTGGGCTTGAATTTCTTAAGAATCTGCCCGGAAATATCGGTGCATTATGTAATATGAATGCAGGTATGAAGCAATATGAGATAGCACAGATTTTGCAAAGCTTAAATATCAATGGCGAGTGGATTGATGTGGAAAAAGCAGGGCTTTTATATAGGACAAGGGAGAGTAGTGGCGTGATATTTGCGGCAAGATTCCATAAAATACCGGGCTTTCGATATGATTTATTGCCGCTTTTTACACAAATGAGAAGCACTCATCCGCATGACCCAAGCTGTGGGAGCTGCTTTAAGAATCCACCAAATGACTATGCAGGCAGACTGCTAGAACTTGCTGGTATGAAAGGCTTTTATATCAATAATGTGGGCTTTAGCGATAAACATGCAAATTTTTTAGTAAATCTAGGTGGTGCAAGGTTTGAAGACGCGATAGAAGTTATAGAGCTAGCTAGACAAAAAGTCTATGAGATAAGTGGCATAAGGCTTGAATGCGAGGTGCAAATATGCGAGTAG
- the fliQ gene encoding flagellar biosynthesis protein FliQ, whose protein sequence is MEQQLMSLAIQTYKITLFLSLPVLLVALIMGLLISIFQATTQINEMTLAFVPKILAVVAMIIFTMPWMLNMLMDFTKMVINMIPTIIS, encoded by the coding sequence ATGGAACAACAACTCATGTCGCTTGCCATACAAACCTATAAAATCACGCTATTTTTATCCCTGCCTGTCTTGCTTGTCGCGCTCATCATGGGTCTTTTGATTAGCATTTTTCAAGCTACAACGCAGATTAATGAAATGACACTTGCGTTTGTCCCAAAGATTCTAGCCGTTGTTGCTATGATTATTTTCACTATGCCGTGGATGCTAAACATGCTTATGGACTTCACTAAAATGGTGATTAATATGATACCTACTATTATCTCCTAA
- a CDS encoding glycosyltransferase yields the protein MVIVFVVDSYKNRSNGTSMTAFRFARELIKKGHEVRIVATNITDDKGEMARGAIGEEGERLYGVKERYIPLVTEVSKRQHMIFGAANTAVLEEAFSGADIVHLYMPFRLEIVSLHLCRKMRIPYITAFHVQPQHISYNMNMDFEWFNHYLYKRFYRAFYRYSHHIHCPSKLMESELNRVGYGGKKYVISNGFKFKQTSAIEEKFNDSYFHIASVGRLSKEKRQDILIKAIAKSKYKDSIKLHLHGLGPRESYLKGLCEKLLKTPYEFGYIENSLLMENIAKMDLYIHPAQVESEAISCLEAISFGIVPVIADSKISATNQFALDERSLFQTNNIDDLCAKIEYWIEHKDERLAMRDKYKESAKQYALDLSIEKIEKVYEEAIKDFKDSPMLFTQINPLKQS from the coding sequence AGCTTATCAAAAAAGGACATGAAGTCCGCATAGTAGCTACCAATATCACTGATGATAAAGGGGAGATGGCAAGGGGAGCAATAGGAGAAGAGGGTGAGAGACTATATGGGGTAAAAGAGCGGTATATCCCGCTTGTTACAGAAGTGTCTAAACGACAGCACATGATATTTGGAGCGGCAAATACAGCGGTATTGGAAGAAGCATTTAGCGGTGCAGATATCGTGCATTTATATATGCCTTTTCGCCTTGAGATTGTATCATTGCATCTTTGCAGAAAAATGCGTATCCCCTATATCACCGCATTTCATGTGCAACCACAGCATATAAGCTATAATATGAATATGGATTTTGAATGGTTTAATCACTATCTCTACAAGCGTTTTTATCGTGCATTTTATCGCTATTCACACCACATTCATTGCCCAAGTAAGCTTATGGAATCTGAGCTTAATCGTGTCGGTTATGGTGGTAAAAAGTATGTAATAAGCAATGGCTTTAAATTTAAGCAAACATCGGCAATAGAAGAGAAATTTAATGACTCTTATTTTCATATCGCATCTGTTGGTAGGCTATCAAAAGAAAAGCGGCAAGATATACTCATTAAAGCGATTGCAAAAAGCAAGTATAAAGATTCTATAAAATTGCACTTGCATGGATTAGGACCTAGAGAATCTTATCTTAAAGGGCTTTGTGAAAAGCTACTAAAAACTCCTTATGAGTTTGGATATATTGAAAATAGTTTATTAATGGAAAATATTGCTAAAATGGATTTATACATACACCCCGCTCAAGTTGAGAGTGAAGCGATCTCTTGTCTTGAGGCGATTTCATTTGGGATTGTGCCTGTGATAGCTGATTCTAAAATCTCTGCTACAAATCAATTTGCCCTTGATGAAAGAAGCCTATTTCAAACAAATAATATTGATGATTTGTGTGCTAAGATTGAATACTGGATTGAACATAAAGATGAACGCCTAGCTATGCGTGATAAATACAAAGAATCTGCAAAACAATATGCCCTAGATTTAAGCATAGAAAAGATTGAAAAAGTATATGAAGAAGCGATAAAAGACTTTAAAGATAGCCCTATGCTTTTTACACAGATTAATCCACTAAAGCAATCTTAG